One stretch of Kogia breviceps isolate mKogBre1 chromosome 18, mKogBre1 haplotype 1, whole genome shotgun sequence DNA includes these proteins:
- the ENKD1 gene encoding enkurin domain-containing protein 1 isoform X4 yields MCEGPSRISGPIPPDPTLCPYYYRRPASAQGRLEGSALKLGLLTPDPDLDASPPRGPRIGSGAREILERGRRGVGGVLLQLGGISLGPGASPKRRDPKDHEKENLRRIRAIQRRFRAQEHSREQDQSRPLKALWRAPKYDKVESHVKAQLQEPGPASGTEPAHFLRAHSRCGPGFPPPRVPSPQLTQPGPNAKGPGPSVDFITHNARTAKRAPRRHSRSLQVLAQVLEQQRQALEHYNATQKGHVPHYLLERRDLWRQEAEVRQHSQPDPAMPPGHTCMPENQRLETLSNLLQSTQDTEGLLRPAVEGRRMDGGKREEKPEDGTWRMEERKRWWGPRSQEGENEGIGSA; encoded by the exons ATGTGCGAGGGTCCGTCCCGCATCTCGGGGCCCATCCCCCCAGACCCTACGCTCTGTCCGTACTACTACCGGCGGCCGGCCTCGG CCCAAGGGCGCCTTGAGGGAAGCGCGCTGAAGTTGGGCCTGCTGACTCCGGACCCCGACCTAGACGCCTCCCCTCCCCGCGGCCCCCGCATCGGTTCCGGAGCCCGAGAAATCCTGGAGCGTGGCCGGCGCGGCGTGGGTGGCGTGCTGCTGCAGCTCGGTGGTATCTCCCTAGGCCCAGGGGCCTCTCCCAAGA GGAGGGACCCTAAAGACCATGAGAAGGAGAACCTGAGGCGGATAAGGGCGATCCAGAGGCGCTTCCGTGCACAGGAGCACAGCCGGGAGCAGGACCAGTCCAGGCCCCTGAAGGCTCTCTGGCGCGCACCCAAGTATGACAAAGTGGAGTCCCATGTCAAGGCCCAGCTGCAG GAGCCCGGCCCTGCCTCTGGGACAGAGCCTGCCCACTTCCTGCGCGCACATTCCCGTTGCGGCCCTGGGTTCCCACCACCCCGTGTCCCCAGTCCCCAGCTAACCCAACCAGGTCCCAATGCTAAG GGCCCAGGCCCAAGTGTGGACTTCATTACCCACAATGCTCGCACTGCCAAGAGGGCCCCCCGGCGTCATTCTCGCTCGCTGCAAGTCCTGGCACAGGTGCTGGAGCAGCAACGGCAGGCCCTGGAGCACTACAACGCCACACAGAAGGGTCACGTGCCCCATTA CTTGTTGGAGCGCAGGGATCTGTGGCGGCAGGAGGCTGAGGTCCGTCAGCACAGCCAGCCAGACCCGGCCATGCCCCCTGGCCACACTTGCATGCCTGAGAACCAGCGGCTGGAGACACTGAGCAATCTGCTCCAGA gtaCCCAGGACACCGAGGGACTCTTGAGGccggcagtagaaggaaggaggatggatGGGGGAAAGCGAGAAGAAAAGCCGGAGGATGGGACGTGGAGgatggaggagagaaaaaggtGGTGGGGACCAAGGAGCCAGGAAGGGGAGAATGAGGGAATTGGAAGCGCCTAG
- the ENKD1 gene encoding enkurin domain-containing protein 1 isoform X1, which translates to MRSPAGLGALLQKDDGGMCEGPSRISGPIPPDPTLCPYYYRRPASAQGRLEGSALKLGLLTPDPDLDASPPRGPRIGSGAREILERGRRGVGGVLLQLGGISLGPGASPKRRDPKDHEKENLRRIRAIQRRFRAQEHSREQDQSRPLKALWRAPKYDKVESHVKAQLQEPGPASGTEPAHFLRAHSRCGPGFPPPRVPSPQLTQPGPNAKGPGPSVDFITHNARTAKRAPRRHSRSLQVLAQVLEQQRQALEHYNATQKGHVPHYLLERRDLWRQEAEVRQHSQPDPAMPPGHTCMPENQRLETLSNLLQSTQDTEGLLRPAVEGRRMDGGKREEKPEDGTWRMEERKRWWGPRSQEGENEGIGSA; encoded by the exons ATGCGTAGCCCGGCAGGCCTCGGTGCACTGTTGCAGAAGGACGACGGCGGCATGTGCGAGGGTCCGTCCCGCATCTCGGGGCCCATCCCCCCAGACCCTACGCTCTGTCCGTACTACTACCGGCGGCCGGCCTCGG CCCAAGGGCGCCTTGAGGGAAGCGCGCTGAAGTTGGGCCTGCTGACTCCGGACCCCGACCTAGACGCCTCCCCTCCCCGCGGCCCCCGCATCGGTTCCGGAGCCCGAGAAATCCTGGAGCGTGGCCGGCGCGGCGTGGGTGGCGTGCTGCTGCAGCTCGGTGGTATCTCCCTAGGCCCAGGGGCCTCTCCCAAGA GGAGGGACCCTAAAGACCATGAGAAGGAGAACCTGAGGCGGATAAGGGCGATCCAGAGGCGCTTCCGTGCACAGGAGCACAGCCGGGAGCAGGACCAGTCCAGGCCCCTGAAGGCTCTCTGGCGCGCACCCAAGTATGACAAAGTGGAGTCCCATGTCAAGGCCCAGCTGCAG GAGCCCGGCCCTGCCTCTGGGACAGAGCCTGCCCACTTCCTGCGCGCACATTCCCGTTGCGGCCCTGGGTTCCCACCACCCCGTGTCCCCAGTCCCCAGCTAACCCAACCAGGTCCCAATGCTAAG GGCCCAGGCCCAAGTGTGGACTTCATTACCCACAATGCTCGCACTGCCAAGAGGGCCCCCCGGCGTCATTCTCGCTCGCTGCAAGTCCTGGCACAGGTGCTGGAGCAGCAACGGCAGGCCCTGGAGCACTACAACGCCACACAGAAGGGTCACGTGCCCCATTA CTTGTTGGAGCGCAGGGATCTGTGGCGGCAGGAGGCTGAGGTCCGTCAGCACAGCCAGCCAGACCCGGCCATGCCCCCTGGCCACACTTGCATGCCTGAGAACCAGCGGCTGGAGACACTGAGCAATCTGCTCCAGA gtaCCCAGGACACCGAGGGACTCTTGAGGccggcagtagaaggaaggaggatggatGGGGGAAAGCGAGAAGAAAAGCCGGAGGATGGGACGTGGAGgatggaggagagaaaaaggtGGTGGGGACCAAGGAGCCAGGAAGGGGAGAATGAGGGAATTGGAAGCGCCTAG
- the ENKD1 gene encoding enkurin domain-containing protein 1 isoform X2: MRSPAGLGALLQKDDGGMCEGPSRISGPIPPDPTLCPYYYRRPASAQGRLEGSALKLGLLTPDPDLDASPPRGPRIGSGAREILERGRRGVGGVLLQLGGISLGPGASPKRRDPKDHEKENLRRIRAIQRRFRAQEHSREQDQSRPLKALWRAPKYDKVESHVKAQLQEPGPASGTEPAHFLRAHSRCGPGFPPPRVPSPQLTQPGPNAKGPGPSVDFITHNARTAKRAPRRHSRSLQVLAQVLEQQRQALEHYNATQKGHVPHYLLERRDLWRQEAEVRQHSQPDPAMPPGHTCMPENQRLETLSNLLQSQSQLLRELVLLPAGADSLRAQSHRAELDRKLVQVEEAIKIFSRPKVFVKMDA, from the exons ATGCGTAGCCCGGCAGGCCTCGGTGCACTGTTGCAGAAGGACGACGGCGGCATGTGCGAGGGTCCGTCCCGCATCTCGGGGCCCATCCCCCCAGACCCTACGCTCTGTCCGTACTACTACCGGCGGCCGGCCTCGG CCCAAGGGCGCCTTGAGGGAAGCGCGCTGAAGTTGGGCCTGCTGACTCCGGACCCCGACCTAGACGCCTCCCCTCCCCGCGGCCCCCGCATCGGTTCCGGAGCCCGAGAAATCCTGGAGCGTGGCCGGCGCGGCGTGGGTGGCGTGCTGCTGCAGCTCGGTGGTATCTCCCTAGGCCCAGGGGCCTCTCCCAAGA GGAGGGACCCTAAAGACCATGAGAAGGAGAACCTGAGGCGGATAAGGGCGATCCAGAGGCGCTTCCGTGCACAGGAGCACAGCCGGGAGCAGGACCAGTCCAGGCCCCTGAAGGCTCTCTGGCGCGCACCCAAGTATGACAAAGTGGAGTCCCATGTCAAGGCCCAGCTGCAG GAGCCCGGCCCTGCCTCTGGGACAGAGCCTGCCCACTTCCTGCGCGCACATTCCCGTTGCGGCCCTGGGTTCCCACCACCCCGTGTCCCCAGTCCCCAGCTAACCCAACCAGGTCCCAATGCTAAG GGCCCAGGCCCAAGTGTGGACTTCATTACCCACAATGCTCGCACTGCCAAGAGGGCCCCCCGGCGTCATTCTCGCTCGCTGCAAGTCCTGGCACAGGTGCTGGAGCAGCAACGGCAGGCCCTGGAGCACTACAACGCCACACAGAAGGGTCACGTGCCCCATTA CTTGTTGGAGCGCAGGGATCTGTGGCGGCAGGAGGCTGAGGTCCGTCAGCACAGCCAGCCAGACCCGGCCATGCCCCCTGGCCACACTTGCATGCCTGAGAACCAGCGGCTGGAGACACTGAGCAATCTGCTCCAGA GCCAGAGCCAGCTGCTGCGTGAGCTGGTGCTGCTGCCTGCTGGGGCAGATTCACTGAGAGCTCAGAGCCATCGTGCTGAGCTGGACCGGAAGCTGGTGCAGGTAGAGGAGGCCATCAAGATCTTTTCCCGCCCCAAGGTCTTTGTGAAGATGGATGCCTGA
- the ENKD1 gene encoding enkurin domain-containing protein 1 isoform X5 → MCEGPSRISGPIPPDPTLCPYYYRRPASAQGRLEGSALKLGLLTPDPDLDASPPRGPRIGSGAREILERGRRGVGGVLLQLGGISLGPGASPKRRDPKDHEKENLRRIRAIQRRFRAQEHSREQDQSRPLKALWRAPKYDKVESHVKAQLQEPGPASGTEPAHFLRAHSRCGPGFPPPRVPSPQLTQPGPNAKGPGPSVDFITHNARTAKRAPRRHSRSLQVLAQVLEQQRQALEHYNATQKGHVPHYLLERRDLWRQEAEVRQHSQPDPAMPPGHTCMPENQRLETLSNLLQSQSQLLRELVLLPAGADSLRAQSHRAELDRKLVQVEEAIKIFSRPKVFVKMDA, encoded by the exons ATGTGCGAGGGTCCGTCCCGCATCTCGGGGCCCATCCCCCCAGACCCTACGCTCTGTCCGTACTACTACCGGCGGCCGGCCTCGG CCCAAGGGCGCCTTGAGGGAAGCGCGCTGAAGTTGGGCCTGCTGACTCCGGACCCCGACCTAGACGCCTCCCCTCCCCGCGGCCCCCGCATCGGTTCCGGAGCCCGAGAAATCCTGGAGCGTGGCCGGCGCGGCGTGGGTGGCGTGCTGCTGCAGCTCGGTGGTATCTCCCTAGGCCCAGGGGCCTCTCCCAAGA GGAGGGACCCTAAAGACCATGAGAAGGAGAACCTGAGGCGGATAAGGGCGATCCAGAGGCGCTTCCGTGCACAGGAGCACAGCCGGGAGCAGGACCAGTCCAGGCCCCTGAAGGCTCTCTGGCGCGCACCCAAGTATGACAAAGTGGAGTCCCATGTCAAGGCCCAGCTGCAG GAGCCCGGCCCTGCCTCTGGGACAGAGCCTGCCCACTTCCTGCGCGCACATTCCCGTTGCGGCCCTGGGTTCCCACCACCCCGTGTCCCCAGTCCCCAGCTAACCCAACCAGGTCCCAATGCTAAG GGCCCAGGCCCAAGTGTGGACTTCATTACCCACAATGCTCGCACTGCCAAGAGGGCCCCCCGGCGTCATTCTCGCTCGCTGCAAGTCCTGGCACAGGTGCTGGAGCAGCAACGGCAGGCCCTGGAGCACTACAACGCCACACAGAAGGGTCACGTGCCCCATTA CTTGTTGGAGCGCAGGGATCTGTGGCGGCAGGAGGCTGAGGTCCGTCAGCACAGCCAGCCAGACCCGGCCATGCCCCCTGGCCACACTTGCATGCCTGAGAACCAGCGGCTGGAGACACTGAGCAATCTGCTCCAGA GCCAGAGCCAGCTGCTGCGTGAGCTGGTGCTGCTGCCTGCTGGGGCAGATTCACTGAGAGCTCAGAGCCATCGTGCTGAGCTGGACCGGAAGCTGGTGCAGGTAGAGGAGGCCATCAAGATCTTTTCCCGCCCCAAGGTCTTTGTGAAGATGGATGCCTGA
- the ENKD1 gene encoding enkurin domain-containing protein 1 isoform X6, producing MRSPAGLGALLQKDDGGMCEGPSRISGPIPPDPTLCPYYYRRPASAQGRLEGSALKLGLLTPDPDLDASPPRGPRIGSGAREILERGRRGVGGVLLQLGGISLGPGASPKRRDPKDHEKENLRRIRAIQRRFRAQEHSREQDQSRPLKALWRAPKYDKVESHVKAQLQEPGPASGTEPAHFLRAHSRCGPGFPPPRVPSPQLTQPGPNAKGPGPSVDFITHNARTAKRAPRRHSRSLQVLAQVLEQQRQALEHYNATQKGHVPHYLLERRDLWRQEAEVRQHSQPDPAMPPGHTCMPENQRLETLSNLLQSEPEPAAA from the exons ATGCGTAGCCCGGCAGGCCTCGGTGCACTGTTGCAGAAGGACGACGGCGGCATGTGCGAGGGTCCGTCCCGCATCTCGGGGCCCATCCCCCCAGACCCTACGCTCTGTCCGTACTACTACCGGCGGCCGGCCTCGG CCCAAGGGCGCCTTGAGGGAAGCGCGCTGAAGTTGGGCCTGCTGACTCCGGACCCCGACCTAGACGCCTCCCCTCCCCGCGGCCCCCGCATCGGTTCCGGAGCCCGAGAAATCCTGGAGCGTGGCCGGCGCGGCGTGGGTGGCGTGCTGCTGCAGCTCGGTGGTATCTCCCTAGGCCCAGGGGCCTCTCCCAAGA GGAGGGACCCTAAAGACCATGAGAAGGAGAACCTGAGGCGGATAAGGGCGATCCAGAGGCGCTTCCGTGCACAGGAGCACAGCCGGGAGCAGGACCAGTCCAGGCCCCTGAAGGCTCTCTGGCGCGCACCCAAGTATGACAAAGTGGAGTCCCATGTCAAGGCCCAGCTGCAG GAGCCCGGCCCTGCCTCTGGGACAGAGCCTGCCCACTTCCTGCGCGCACATTCCCGTTGCGGCCCTGGGTTCCCACCACCCCGTGTCCCCAGTCCCCAGCTAACCCAACCAGGTCCCAATGCTAAG GGCCCAGGCCCAAGTGTGGACTTCATTACCCACAATGCTCGCACTGCCAAGAGGGCCCCCCGGCGTCATTCTCGCTCGCTGCAAGTCCTGGCACAGGTGCTGGAGCAGCAACGGCAGGCCCTGGAGCACTACAACGCCACACAGAAGGGTCACGTGCCCCATTA CTTGTTGGAGCGCAGGGATCTGTGGCGGCAGGAGGCTGAGGTCCGTCAGCACAGCCAGCCAGACCCGGCCATGCCCCCTGGCCACACTTGCATGCCTGAGAACCAGCGGCTGGAGACACTGAGCAATCTGCTCCAGAGTGA GCCAGAGCCAGCTGCTGCGTGA
- the C18H16orf86 gene encoding uncharacterized protein C16orf86 homolog, whose amino-acid sequence MASAGAEKQPGAQDGTALGQSQLTEVPGGHVQNSECPVMGNRCLVPAHEACQTGGEDKCPTGPVSEPKIQEERLKLEEERHKLEVQALEERGPRPMASIVRTSQGLKRKPVKALTLPGPSHQAHPRAEAELPQGMPLQREERESSQSEPSPSAKQHKKAKKRKSVGTPVLPVVASTVSAPSGTLGLQRKAQRLRPLYHYINYCNPELNQAGEGDREAKAEVKPESELALVPEETGVEQLQALLPSAGELGSGLTLPCPNMFTTPTYTLVPLGEEAGEEPGCLPSLGVSGCLKAEMVKSTQVDINKMPSVCAAPLVLPLSPQYK is encoded by the exons ATGGCCTCAGCAGGGGCTGAGAAGCAGCCAGGGGCCCAAGACGGAACAGCCTTGGGGCAGTCACAGCTTACGGAGGTGCCTGGTGGCCATGTGCAGAATTCTGAG TGTCCAGTTATGGGAAACCGGTGCCTGGTGCCAGCCCATGAAGCCTGCCAAACCGGGGGTGAAGACAAGTGTCCAACAGGGCCAGTCTCAGAGCCCAAGATCCAGGAGGAAAGACTCAAGCTGGAGGAAGAGAGGCACAAGCTGGAGGTGCAGGCACTAGAAGAGAGAGGCCCCAGGCCTATGGCCTCCATTGTGAGGACCAGTCAGGGTCTGAAGAGGAAGCCGGTCAA AGCTCTAAC GCTCCCAGGACCTAGCCACCAAGCCCATCCTAGGGCTGAAGCTGAGCTGCCACAGGGGATGCCGCTGCAGAGGGAGGAGCGGGAGAGTAGCCAGAGTGAGCCCTCACCATCTGCCAAACAGCACAAAAAAGCCAAGAAGCGCAAGAGTGTGGGAACCCCAGTACTCCCCGTGGTGGCCAGCACAGTGTCTGCTCCTTCAGGGACCTTAGGACTGCAGC GAAAGGCCCAGCGCCTGCGGCCCCTGTACCACTACATCAACTATTGCAACCCTGAGCTGAACCAGgcaggggaaggggacagggaggCCAAGGCTGAGGTAAAGCCTGAGTCGGAGCTGGCCCTCGTCCCCGAGGAGACGGGTGTGGAGCAACTGCAGGCCTTGCTGCCCTCGGCAGGTGAGCTGGGCTCAGGCCTCACTTTACCCTGCCCCAATATGTTCACGACCCCCACCTACACTCTGGTTCCCCTGGGAGAGGAAGCTGGCGAGGAGCCTGGTTGTTTGCCCAGCCTGGGGGTCAGCGGTTGCCTCAAGGCTGAGATGGTCAAGTCAACTCAGGTGGACATCAACAAGATGCCAAGTGTCTGCGCTGCCCCACTTGTACTCCCACTCTCTCCTCAGTACAAGTGA
- the GFOD2 gene encoding glucose-fructose oxidoreductase domain-containing protein 2 isoform X3: protein MVTASRYYPQLMSLVGNVLRFLPAFVRMKQLIAEHYVGAVMICDARVYSGSLLSPNYGWICDELMGGGGLHTMGTYIVDLLTHLTGQKAEKVHGLLKTFVRQNAAIRGIRHVTSDDFCFFQMLMGGGVCSTVTLNFNMPGAFVHEVMVVGSAGRLVARGADLYGQKNSATQEELLLRDSLAVGTGLPEQGPQGVPLLYLKGMVYMVQALRQSFQGQGDRRTWDHTPVSMAASFEDGLYMQSVVDAIKRSSRSGEWEAVEVLTEEPDANQNLCEALQRNNLSTWAELNSGESEGGSRRTPPPVLIYSSDW from the exons ATGGTGACAGCCTCGCGCTACTACCCGCAGCTCATGAGCCTGGTGGGGAACGTGCTGCGCTTCCTGCCTGCCTTTGTGCGCATGAAGCAGCTGATTGCCGAGCACTATGTGGGTGCAGTGATGATCTGTGATGCCCGCGTCTACTCGGGCAGCCTGCTCAGCCCCAACTACGGCTGGATCTGTGATGAGCTCATGGGCGGTGGGGGCCTGCACACCATGGGCACCTACATTGTAGACCTGCTGACCCACCTGACCGGCCAGAAAGCTGAGAAGGTACATGGGCTGCTCAAGACCTTTGTGAGGCAGAATGCAGCCATCCGTGGCATCCGGCATGTCACCAGCGATGACTTCTGTTTCTTCCAGATGCTCATGGGTGGGGGTGTGTGCAGCACAGTAACACTCAACTTCAACATGCCAGGCGCCTTTGTGCACGAGGTCATGGTGGTGGGCTCTGCGGGACGCCTTGTTGCCCGGGGAGCTGACCTCTACGGGCAGAAGAACTCTGCCACACAAGAGGAGCTGCTGCTGAGGGACTCGCTGGCTGTGGGCACGGGGCTCCCCGAGCAGGGGCCCCAGGGTGTCCCGCTGCTTTACCTGAAGGGCATGGTGTACATGGTGCAGGCCCTGCGCCAGTCCTTCCAGGGGCAGGGGGACCGCCGCACGTGGGACCACACCCCCGTCTCCATGGCCGCCTCATTCGAGGATGGGCTCTACATGCAGAGCGTGGTGGATGCCATCAAACGGTCGAGCCGATCCGGGGAGTGGGAGGCTGTGGAGGTGCTGACGGAGGAGCCCGACGCCAACCAGAACCTGTGTGAGGCGCTCCAGCGGAATAACCT GTCAACTTGGGCAGAGTTGAATTCGGGTGAATCCGAAGGTGGCTCCCGGAGAACGCCCCCTCCAGTGCTCATTTACTCCTCAGACTGGTGA